The nucleotide sequence AATCTAAAGGTCACCACCAAGCTGACTTCTCCAAGCTAGTTCAGCAACAGCAACCACTAAGCTAAGGAGAATGTCAATGGATCTGTGAACTGATATATTATTAGTCCACACTGAGACTAGAAAAACTCAAGTGTTAAATCCCTCAATAAACAAGAAATTTACACCAACCTTGATATGAGAACTAAGATCACACTGGTGAGGCATGCTTACGAATGCAACCAGAGGTACTGCGCATTACAGCTTCACAATCCAAGTCAAGGAAGCTTTAGAAAGAGAATTTCTCAAACAAATTGTAGAGAACATCTCAAGCCGTGATCTCTCTGACCAGCCACTCTAAAGCAGGATAGGCAAAGTACAATACTAGGAAAGACGGAAGTCCAAAGAGAATGGTGATCACTAAATAGAGTGCTAGAACAGCTGCACAGGAGGGTATTGCAAACATAACAAGTAGAAGCAGCACAATAACTAATGGAAACTTGGATGTAAGGCGGATAAAGAAATCAAGGGACTTATGAAGAGAAAAGTGGGCCCTCTGCAATGTAGGGGTACCACCAGTATGGTTATAACCAGTAGCATTAGAGACTAGAGATCCTGGTCGATGAACCCTCCTGTAATTCATGACAGAGCTGCTGTTCCCCACAACTGAAGTGCACGGGGCAGACCACTCTTGTTGATGATCCCTACATATGGCAGATGGAGACTTCACCCTGTCACCATTTCGGCTTTCCACCATCCAGAGGAGGAAGAAATTCTTGCTAGGAAATTTGAGATTCCCGTTGAATGCCAATCGAAATGTCAACAAATTGCACCATGGGCAGGAAATGAATAATGGAATATGGACCTGTTGAGTGGAAACCTTCATAGAAGCAGGCTTAAGGCCCAACAGACAGTTCTTGCAAAGCGTGTGACCACACCACAAGACATAGGGGATGTTCTCTACAATGTTAAAAGACTCCCAGCATATTGGGCATTCAAGCCCTTCCTCGGAGCTGGCATTAGAACAGGCATCGTCGTCGTCATCTGAGAATTCATGGCAAGCTTGACTGGGCTCACCAGATTCCTTCTTCTGTCCAAAGCTTGTGATGGCATTTGAAATAGATCTCCACATATCAGGGAGCAACTTAAATTGCTTACAATTACTCGAGTTTGCAACTTGGCTTATACTTGTATATGGTACTAAAAGATGAGCCCAACCTTCAGAGTAGCACGCCTCTTGGTTCAATCTTAAACACTTCTTGCTTCTGTTTTGAACCTGAATAACACTGAGAGAACTAGTCATTAATCGATCATGTCTAAATGATAGAAAACTTAAAAAGCACAAGCAATAACAGATTAAAATAAGAGCTGGATTGTGTTTACGCCTCCTCATTAATCAAGGCCTCTCACATAAATGGCAAATACAAACTGTTGCACTTTATTGTCCCACTGCCTTTTATTAACCACCAGCCAAATACAGGAAAGATTCATTCTCTAAAGAACTAGCAAAATAGATCAGCATTTATTTAGTATTTCAATGTTAGAAGTTTTGACATTTGTTacgttctttttttttaataactaagAAATACCTGAGGATTAGCTGGTGCACGGttcgaaactcggtggataaAGGCCCTACCCCTCTAtctttctccacttaaatactagGCTTTGGTCCATGGCAAGGTTCAAACTTGTGATGTGCGCCTAACTTTTGACAATTTTCACATTCTAATTCACTTTGTATAGTTATAAGCCCCACCACAAAATAGGCTAACAAAACTGATAATACGCAAAAGGGATAATCATGACAAAATAGTCGATGCTAATCTAGTACTTCTTTAAGTGTGCCAGCCATCTAAATGAACAATTTATCAATGAACTGAAcattaatcctaaattagttgGGCTGGCTATATGAATTCATTTTATCCTTTCTGCAATTATTCAGGTCAGTATTAAGAGGATTTATCATAGTTAGAACCTTAGGACTTCAAACGCATACGATTTGCAAAATTCACATAGGCTTCATTTTCAAAGTGAACAGTTATCCATTTATAAAATTTTCCTCCATCAGTGACACTTTGTAATTCAATGGATATATCTTAGTTATACATTCATCAGTCATGACTAAAAGATTTATATACAAAGGATGTTATTTGGCATCAATTGACTATCTAAAAGATCAAagctttcttttactttttgtttCAAACTCAGTAATTCAAATCAATCAATCCCTACCCAGTTGGGTTCAGCTATATGAATCCACTCTATCCATTCCACACTACTCAAATCCAAATTCACACATCATATCCGTATATAAGCTTAAATATATCAGGACAATTGCATTGTCTTCTAATCATTAGCATATAAAAGCAAATAAATAAACAGAAAACCAAAAAAGATATAAagaagaaattttttaaaaaccaTGAATCTTGAGTCCCACATACTTAGGGAATCAATTGTACGGCATCAATCACAGGATTCTTACATAAATTTCTTTATCTTACGTGCATGCAAAATACAATTTCCAGATAAAATGATGCATATAATGTTAATTCAGAGGACAATTTGGATTTAATCCTTCGTAAAATAAAAAAACTCGACAATCTTAGTTCGcagattcaaaaaaataaaaataaataaataaataaccatAGACTGTTTAATATGCTAAGAGTGTGATGAAACTTACTTGTATTGGGAAATATAAAATATGATATAATTGGAGAATTCTCCATGAATAGGAGAGAGATCAGAAGAGAAGTGGATTCTCTCTCTGCTATCGAGTCCGAAACTTAAATAGTGCCAAAAATGGCACAAAATAGGTTTCTactattaaaaaaaaagatacataaatatataaaacgcagtataatactgcgttttactttaacgaaAAGTTAGCCGTTTAAGttaaacgcagtactatactgcgttttattaaaaaattaattttttttaggaaaacgcagtacaatactgcGGTTAACTTAAACacagtattgtactgcgtttcCCTATACTATTTGGGCCCACTTCTGCAGGACTGCAAATCCCTATAATTTATTATAGGAAAATGCATTACAATACTGCGTTTCCTATAATAAATTATAGGAAAATATAGGGCCCTTCTTAATAAATTAAGAAATTTATTCCCGAAGCCATTGTTCCCCACCACTGctggtcccccccccccccacgatataaaaaataataattttttgggCCCCACCCATACACAAAAACCGAAGAGTGTAGGTTTCGCACACATCACAAACCTTGGATTCCTTCTTTCATACAcgcccagtagcggcgtccaccTTCTTCCCACCAATTGTACAAACTACATTTTTCTCCGTAATAGCACCTTGGGACATAAAGGGGTTGTTGAGACATTTCTTAAAGAGAAACTTtggttttatgaaaatatttgttattggttattgttaagcacagaaaataactagaatgcgcccgttatttataggcaagatttcacataaaatgtagtattataccacgctttacatattaaatttctcTGAAACGAAACtgctttttcacatggttttcagctttttcagaacgacaagacaactcaataaaacgtagtattataccgcgctttatatattaaatttttctgcaagAAAACtgctttttcacatggttttcagctttttcagaaTGACAAGACAGCTCAAAAAAAATGTAGTATTATATcgcgctttacatattaaatttattttctaatattaatttttttctattttttacaaACACCAATAAGTTTAATATTTGAACAACTATATCAAAAGAtcatgttaaaaaataagatgtaacaagattatggaacataattttatttgatagatattgcaacatacacaagtacagACACGTATTACGAAAAACAATACGAAAACAAAAGACTAagggtatccttgatagttgggtacattcgacgaacttgcatcaggagctggattaccaccgccacgcactccacctgaaggacatttacgatggtcgtgtcctgtttgcgaacatatgccacatttacgcgcataaacagtgtcaccaacatccatttggttccgtatacgcgttctcttttgcacttgtagcttgcgcaaatagtctttgttacataccatcttaaaaggttccggcggccaataatgctcagcacctaatggctgcaactgcccactatacgtgtctacgtatgcagcaacactgtattgcctatcaatatagttggtTGCCCCAAAACCAACTTGTTGAAAACACTTCAATGCATGTGCgcacggcatgtggtagatggtccatttcccacatgaacacaACCTTCTGGCTTCATTCACCGTCTGTAGATTATTTCTACAGTGTTCGCGGATAgcggtcttaacttcaaaaataccCCGGTCATGATCGTACTATAGAAATGAATGTCAATGTGTTCACCTACTGTacctttcaaatcttctcatgAATATTGacataaattgaacacccctgTCCATTAATGCCGATGCAGATCCATGCCTTTCAACTAACCTCGCCGCACTCTGTTTGAATGTCATgcggaccatggcagtgacaggcaatccacgggcagacttcaacaagccgttgaatgactccgacacATTTGTAGTTAGGGCTCCCCATCTTCTGCCGCCATCAGCATAcaatgtccacatgtgaagctcatgtcccatcagccaagtataggctcgtggatctagctgccggatcgcttccatgcgcctcatgaatttgcactgctggtgctcagttgcagccatccacattaagtcATACAAGGCCTTAtcaggatatttcttctggaaattggccttcaggtgcctcacacagtaatggtggtatgcatagggttcctgccattcaggcaagtgtcgtacaaaacttaaaatgtcaccatgtcgatcagatattagacaaatacctaaacgctgtttgacaacgtgctacTTCAAGTGGTTCAAGAAAAGCGTTCACGTCTCTTCGCTTTCGTTGGCacaaatggcaaaagctagtggaaatatttgtccgttggcatCTATtgcaactgcaatcaaaagcttaatatcatattttccatagacatgagtaccgtctatggaaattacaggacgacaatgcacaaGACCATCAATTActggtttaaatgaccagaacacatagttgaaaatatattctgGTCTGTCCGGACTCTGCTCAagcctccattcaacaacagtcccggggttaaagtgttgcagtgctGCCATGTACCTAGGCAGCGatgaaaaagacttatcccagtcgccataaataagttgaaaggcacgtttgcgaccgagatatgcctttctttcggttatagtacaaccatactcctggtggacgattgtaatacactctttaatcttgaacctaatggacacttccaaatatggaatcaagacaagagaaatcaagtctacaTCCAGGTTGAAAtgattctcattgaatgtgtcTATTTCACATCTGTGGGTGCTAAAACATTTACCCACTTTTCacaaacctgatttcttcttgctggcacgcaacatccagtgacaacccataaagtctctacggcATACAGCCTTATATACCTCCGTAGTTGACTCCCTTACCGTCATCTCACCGCACTCTCTTACACTGTAGATTTTTATAGCCCTAATTAGGCGAGCTTTTTCGGGGAAATACATGCCTTTTGTCAGAAccgctggtctagactcatcccacatcacTAACCGAATTTCGtcatcatcccttgtgagggcattcACGttcggcatacttggcaaattatcaaggtagggaatattccgcttatgaaatggcacgtgggactcgtacactcttgatCTAGTGGGAGGTGGAGGAACATGTTtcctcgtcagctcaggttcaacattcacttcctcctcatcatcaccctcgtcagggaagggtgtgtcatctccagactcatccgcattgttgtcataatcactatcatcttcctgactctgcgcatctgccaaatcacgagtcaATACGTCAtctatgggcaactgtgtgaggtcaggaacatcaagaagctcgttttcactgcacataaagaacaaaatgataagttacccaactagataaatactttacatatagctatatcactttacttacaagtcgtactgtcttgacgtttcatgatggatattttcttgttggtgatgactcccggatggaccaccgtggtccaatacgctagaactacgcatattccaactaggggcggggtcataacttgtaaaattcatatccggacggtaccccttttgaaaaatatgagtgttaatacaaattcaattaaaacataaaataaacaatgctaaagcgtagaaaaattgaagtttaccagttgtcttgtggattatataaagtcgaaagtattttgtggctgctcattcgccgttggtgacaagtttaaatcaaggcaagctctttcatcaacaatctgtccggcaaaaacttctccaaaataaccacccgatga is from Nicotiana tabacum cultivar K326 chromosome 18, ASM71507v2, whole genome shotgun sequence and encodes:
- the LOC107797613 gene encoding uncharacterized protein LOC107797613 — its product is MWRSISNAITSFGQKKESGEPSQACHEFSDDDDDACSNASSEEGLECPICWESFNIVENIPYVLWCGHTLCKNCLLGLKPASMKVSTQQVHIPLFISCPWCNLLTFRLAFNGNLKFPSKNFFLLWMVESRNGDRVKSPSAICRDHQQEWSAPCTSVVGNSSSVMNYRRVHRPGSLVSNATGYNHTGGTPTLQRAHFSLHKSLDFFIRLTSKFPLVIVLLLLVMFAIPSCAAVLALYLVITILFGLPSFLVLYFAYPALEWLVREITA